The genomic stretch TTCGGAAACCTGGCCGATTTTTACCTCTTCCCGTTCCACATCCGAACGAAGTTTCCCTAAATATTCATTGCCGGCAAAATAAACTTCCGACGGTTCTTCATAATCGTAAATATCCTTTTTCATGCTTTCGTAGGAGCGGATCTTTTCATCCTTGACGAGGGAGGCGAAGTATCCGGCGCCCACCCCGGCCGCCGCGGCGATGCCGAGAACCGCGAAAATCATGAAAAGAAGGAGGAGATTCCAAACCACGGAATAAGTAATGCGAAATAATTTCAAAGTTTTTGGGTCGGTAACCCTTTCCTTGATGACAGCATACAGGGACTTTACTTTATCCCATCTTTCATTTCCCATGCGCATTCCCCCTAAAATCATATCCATTATAGCATAGATGGGGGCGGAGATTTGACAAGAATATCTTTCTTATGCTAAATGTAATTGGTAAGAAACGTTCCATATTCGGGCGATGACAGGGGCCAGTAGTTCTTCTATCCCTGTTTTCAGAGAGCTGATGGCCGGTGCGAATCAGCACAAATAGAAGAATGAATTACCCCCTGGAGCATTCACTGTGAACATGGAAGTAGCAGTGGACGGGAAAAACCGTTATCTTTCAAAGTGGAGGAGTTTTCCTCAAGTTGGGTGGTACCGCGGATTTTATTCGTCCCTTCGTTTACGAAGGGATTTTTTTATGAATCGGGAAAAAATGCCGCCGGACCTGTCCGCCGGGAGATGAAAAAGGCCTTCGGTTTCGCCGGATGGTCCGGACCCGAATTCCCATCCGGCGCCACGGCCCGTTTTAAAAAGAACATCGGTTTTTGCCGGTTTATCCGGCGAAAAAGAAGCAATACATCGAACAACCTTTTGGAGGGATGCAGGATGAACTTGTTTGAAGACTTGAAATTCAGGGGACTAATCAACCAGGTAACCGACGAAGAAGGGCTGCAAAAGCTGCTGAACGAAAACAGGATCAAATTGTACTGCGGCTTCGACCCGACGGCGGACAGCCTGCACATCGGCCATTTGCTCCCGATCTTAACCTTGCGCCGTTTCCAGCTGGCGGGACATCAGCCGATCGCCCTCGTGGGCGGGGCGACCGGCCTCATCGGCGACCCGAGCGGGAAAAAATCGGAGCGGTCGCTGAATTCGGTGGATGTCGTCCGGCACTGGAGCGAACGGATCAAGGAACAGCTCTCCCGCTTCCTCGATTTCGACCGTCCGGACAATCCGGCCATTTTGGCCAACAACTATGACTGGATCGGGGAAATGGACGTCATCACGTTTTTACGGGACATCGGGAAAAACTTCAGCGTAAACTATATGCTGGCGAAGGACTCGGTGCAGTCGCGGATCGAGGGGGGCATTTCCTTCACCGAATTCAGCTATATGATCTTGCAATCCGTCGATTTTTTGAATTTGTACGAAAAGGAAAACTGCCAGCTGCAAATCGGCGGAAGCGACCAATGGGGGAACATTACGGCGGGATTGGAACTGATCCGGAAGAAGACGCAGGATGCGAAAGTTTTCGGCATGACGGTTCCCCTCGTAACGAAGGCCGACGGAACCAAATTCGGTAAAACGGAAGGCGGCGCGGTCTGGCTGGATCCGGAGAAAACGACGCCCTACGAATTTTATCAATTCTGGATTAATACCGATGACCGGGACGTCGTCCAATATTTGAAATATTTCACCTTCCTTTCCAAGGAAGAAATCGGGGAACTGGAACGGGCGACGCAAGAAATGCCGGAAAAACGGCTGGCCCAAAAAGCCCTCGCCGAAGAGGTGACAAGGCTCGTCCACGGGGATAAGGCCCTCCGACAGGCGGTAAAAATATCCGTGGCCCTGTTCTCCGGCGATTTGAAAAAATTAACCGCCGATGAGGTGAAGCAAGGATTTAAGGATGTGCCTTCCTACACGTTAACCGAGCCGGAAATCCCGCTCGTCGATCTTCTGGTACAGGCCAACATCTCGCCGTCGAAGCGCCAGGCGAGGGAAGACATTGCCAACGGCGCCATCTATATTAACGGGGACCGGATTACCGATCTCCAATATACGGTTTCCGGAAAAGACAAGATTGAAAATCAATTCATCATCATCCGCCGGGGAAAGAAGAAATATTTCCTCATCCGGGCGTAAAATCCCTGTGAAATCCTTTGTTAGTCTGTGGAAGCCCGCCGGAACGGGGAAGAGGGAGTGGGATTTTTGGTCAAACGGCCCCTTCCCCCGCGGCCGGCGGGCCGCCCCCGGCAGGAATCCGGCGCGGCGTTTTCGAAATTTTTCTTTAATTCCCGTCCACAGCGTGCGGAAGTTCGGCGGATTGTACAGCGGGATGAATCATCGTTTTTAAGGGGGGAAAAGGGATGCGGGAAATTCCCTTTGCGAAAATCGATCATATCAAGGTCGGCCATGCCCAAAATCTGGAGGCGGGAACGGGCTGTACCGTCGTCCTCTGTGAAAAAGGGGCTGCGGCGGGCGTCGACGTGCGGGGAAGCGCGCCGGGGACGAGGGAAACGGATCTTTTGAACCCGATCCATCTCGTCGAACACGTCCACGCCGTCCTGCTGACCGGCGGAAGCGCCTTCGGGCTCGATGCGGCGTCAGGGGTCATGCGCTATTTGGAAGAAAAAAACATCGGGCTCGATGTGGGCGTGGGGAAGGTGCCGATCGTTCCGGCCGCCGTCCTTTTCGATCTGAATTTGGGGGATCCCGGCGTCCGTCCTGACATGGGGATGGGCTATGAAGCTTGCCGAAACGCTTCCAAGGACAACACCGAAGAAGGGACGGTCGGGGCGGGCACGGGGGCGACCGTCGGCAAGCTGTACGGGCCTTCATTCGCCATGAAGGGAGGGCTCGGAATGTACGCGCTGCAGGCCGGCCCCCTGCAAGTCGGCGCCCTCGTCGCCGTCAATTGCTTGGGCGACGTGGTGGATCCGGAAACGGGGAAAACCGTGGCCGGGCTCTATGATTTCCGGGAAGGAAAATTTTTGTCGACGGAAGCGGAAATCATGAACGGCGCGTCCAATCCCCATTTGCTGAACGGGAACACGACCATCGGCGTCGTGGCCACCAACGCCAAATTGACGAAGGGCCAGGCGGCCAAGATCGCCCAGATGGCCCATGACGGATTCGCCCGGACGATCCGTCCGGTTCATACGATGTACGACGGGGATACGATCTTCGCCATGGCGACGGGGGAAGCCGAGGCGGACATCCACGCCGTCGGCGTTCTGGCGGTCAAATGCGTGGAAAGGGCCGTGGTCCGCGCGGTGAAAAAGGCCCGCTCCCTGCACGGCTATGTCAGTTTCGGCGATTTGGAAAAGAAGTCCGGAAACGATTCGTAATGCCCGGTTTTGCGTTGCCGTTTTCCTCCCGGCAAAAAAGCTCCCTTCATCCGAAGGGAGCTTTTGCCGTGTTTTCACTATTTTTTCGCCAGTTCCAGCACCGCGTCCTTCCCGGCTTCCACCCGTTCCGGCGCGACGGGGGCGACCGATCGGAAATCTTGCGGATTCGTAATGATCACGGGCGTAATGGTGCTTTTTGCTTCTTTGGCGATATAATCCAGATCAAATGTGACGAGCAGATCGCCTTTTTTTACTTTATTTCCCGCCTCCACATGGACCGTGAAGCCGGTTCCTTTTAAAGCGACGGTTTCCAGCCCGATATGGATCAGGATTTCCGCCCCGTTTTCCGCCTTTATTCCGAGGGCGTGCTTGGTCGGGAAGACTTGAAGGATTTCTCCGTCCGCCGGGGAAACCACCTTCCCTTCCGAAGGCCGGATTGCGATGCCCTCACCCATCATTTTTTGGGAAAAAACCGGATCCGGCACCTTTTCCAGGGGAACCGTTTCCCCGGAAAGAGGGGCAAAAACTTGAAAATTGTCATTTCCTGAAGATTTATTTTTGCCGAACCATTTTTTAAACAATGAAAAGACCCTCCCAAAAAAATGTCACAGAAGTATTATACACCTTTTCAAAAAGAAAACCCAAGCAAACGCCGGCACATCCCTTGTCCCCGGGCTTAAATTTTTGCGGATCAAAAGAAACCGGCCGCTCCCGCCCCGGAGCGGCCCCGGTTCCGATCGTGTGAAAACGTTTAAAAATATGATATACTGAATGGGAAGATCCAGCGTATGCAAAATATAACTTTTGATGTGAATAATATCACAATTTTCCTTATCTTTCAATATCCGAAACCCGGTTTCGATGAGGTGGCAACGATGTACCGACTGAAGCAGATCTACGAAGCGTTGGAACGATTGGAGGAAAAAACGGGGCAAGGCGTTTCCGCCCGAGAACTCGGCGATTTCCTGAAGATAGACCGGACAACAGCAAGCCGTTATTTAAATGATTTGGAAAGGCAGGGGAAGGTGGTGAAAATCCCGGGAAAACCGG from Caldibacillus debilis DSM 16016 encodes the following:
- the tyrS gene encoding tyrosine--tRNA ligase — its product is MNLFEDLKFRGLINQVTDEEGLQKLLNENRIKLYCGFDPTADSLHIGHLLPILTLRRFQLAGHQPIALVGGATGLIGDPSGKKSERSLNSVDVVRHWSERIKEQLSRFLDFDRPDNPAILANNYDWIGEMDVITFLRDIGKNFSVNYMLAKDSVQSRIEGGISFTEFSYMILQSVDFLNLYEKENCQLQIGGSDQWGNITAGLELIRKKTQDAKVFGMTVPLVTKADGTKFGKTEGGAVWLDPEKTTPYEFYQFWINTDDRDVVQYLKYFTFLSKEEIGELERATQEMPEKRLAQKALAEEVTRLVHGDKALRQAVKISVALFSGDLKKLTADEVKQGFKDVPSYTLTEPEIPLVDLLVQANISPSKRQAREDIANGAIYINGDRITDLQYTVSGKDKIENQFIIIRRGKKKYFLIRA
- a CDS encoding P1 family peptidase, with product MREIPFAKIDHIKVGHAQNLEAGTGCTVVLCEKGAAAGVDVRGSAPGTRETDLLNPIHLVEHVHAVLLTGGSAFGLDAASGVMRYLEEKNIGLDVGVGKVPIVPAAVLFDLNLGDPGVRPDMGMGYEACRNASKDNTEEGTVGAGTGATVGKLYGPSFAMKGGLGMYALQAGPLQVGALVAVNCLGDVVDPETGKTVAGLYDFREGKFLSTEAEIMNGASNPHLLNGNTTIGVVATNAKLTKGQAAKIAQMAHDGFARTIRPVHTMYDGDTIFAMATGEAEADIHAVGVLAVKCVERAVVRAVKKARSLHGYVSFGDLEKKSGNDS
- a CDS encoding PTS sugar transporter subunit IIA; translation: MFKKWFGKNKSSGNDNFQVFAPLSGETVPLEKVPDPVFSQKMMGEGIAIRPSEGKVVSPADGEILQVFPTKHALGIKAENGAEILIHIGLETVALKGTGFTVHVEAGNKVKKGDLLVTFDLDYIAKEAKSTITPVIITNPQDFRSVAPVAPERVEAGKDAVLELAKK